A region from the Arthrobacter gengyunqii genome encodes:
- a CDS encoding ABC transporter permease → MRLSASAKITLRVFAGLVMAAIYLPLLLVIANSFNATTSGAFPIKEFTTRWWVAAWHNEGVREALWTSLKVASVATVIALLLGSMVAFALSRYDFFGKNTINLLVVLPIALPGIVTGVALNNTFKTVLEPLGIGLGLFSVIVGHATFCIVMVFNNVQARLGRMNRGLEEAAMDMGANVVKTFFGVTFPGFRSAFVAGGLLAFALSFDEVVVTTFTAPPGTETLPIWIFNNMARPNQAPIVNVIAAVLIVASMIPVYLSQRLTGDDKK, encoded by the coding sequence ATGAGGCTTTCCGCTTCCGCCAAGATCACCCTGCGCGTTTTCGCCGGGCTGGTGATGGCCGCGATCTACCTGCCGCTGCTGCTGGTGATCGCCAACTCGTTCAACGCCACCACCTCCGGCGCGTTCCCCATCAAGGAATTCACCACCCGCTGGTGGGTGGCAGCCTGGCACAACGAAGGCGTCCGCGAGGCCCTCTGGACCTCGCTCAAAGTGGCATCCGTCGCCACCGTGATCGCGCTGCTGCTGGGTTCCATGGTGGCCTTTGCCCTGTCCCGCTACGACTTCTTCGGAAAGAACACCATCAATCTGCTGGTGGTCCTGCCAATCGCCCTGCCGGGCATCGTCACCGGCGTCGCGCTTAACAACACCTTCAAGACCGTGCTTGAACCCCTCGGGATCGGGCTGGGCCTGTTTTCCGTGATCGTGGGCCACGCCACCTTCTGCATCGTGATGGTGTTCAACAACGTGCAGGCCCGGTTGGGGCGGATGAACCGCGGACTGGAAGAGGCTGCGATGGACATGGGAGCCAATGTGGTGAAGACCTTCTTCGGCGTGACGTTCCCGGGCTTCCGCTCGGCGTTTGTGGCCGGTGGCCTGCTCGCCTTTGCGCTTAGCTTCGACGAGGTGGTGGTGACTACTTTCACCGCTCCGCCGGGCACCGAAACCCTGCCGATCTGGATCTTCAACAACATGGCCCGGCCCAACCAGGCACCGATCGTCAACGTGATCGCCGCCGTCCTGATCGTGGCCTCAATGATCCCGGTCTATCTTTCCCAGCGGCTCACCGGAGATGACAAGAAGTAG
- a CDS encoding LacI family DNA-binding transcriptional regulator: MATSKRVTLADVARRAGLSSSAASMILNGRPDTRLSKDAHDRVNRAAAELGYRPNVAARSLRMDKTQTIGFVSDTVATTRFASGLIKGALAAAERAGHVILLAETGGDHARETEAIAALLDRQVDGIVFAATRARELFIPALQENVPVVLLNAINEHFPVSVLPDEERGGRAAVSLLADAGHKEGIFLIGHDGVKERNVFRSTTVARRLDGIRAEMKDRGLSFEREESIWDWEPQNGYACVHELLNEVPQPRALICLNDPLAFGAYQALTEKGLRVPEDVSIVSFDNDEIASYLRPGLTTIGLPHEEMGRLAVELLLDGAKGGEHLVDMPVIVRASIKKRDQP, translated from the coding sequence ATGGCCACCAGCAAGCGTGTGACCCTTGCCGACGTCGCACGTCGGGCAGGTTTGTCGTCTTCCGCGGCGTCCATGATTCTCAACGGCCGTCCGGATACCCGGTTGTCCAAAGATGCCCATGACCGGGTGAACCGCGCCGCTGCCGAGCTCGGTTACCGGCCGAATGTGGCGGCGCGCAGCCTGCGCATGGATAAGACCCAAACCATTGGATTTGTCTCCGACACTGTCGCCACAACACGATTCGCCAGCGGGCTGATCAAGGGCGCCCTGGCGGCAGCGGAACGGGCCGGGCACGTCATTCTGTTGGCCGAGACCGGCGGAGACCATGCGCGTGAAACCGAAGCAATTGCCGCGCTGCTGGATCGACAGGTTGACGGCATAGTTTTCGCCGCGACCCGGGCCCGTGAACTGTTTATCCCCGCTCTGCAGGAAAACGTCCCCGTGGTTCTGCTCAACGCCATCAACGAGCACTTCCCGGTGTCGGTTCTGCCCGACGAAGAACGCGGCGGCCGGGCAGCCGTGTCACTGCTGGCAGACGCCGGCCACAAAGAGGGCATATTCCTTATCGGGCATGACGGGGTGAAAGAGCGGAATGTTTTCCGGTCGACCACGGTGGCCCGGCGGCTGGACGGAATACGGGCGGAAATGAAGGACCGGGGACTGTCCTTTGAACGCGAAGAATCCATCTGGGATTGGGAACCGCAGAACGGCTACGCCTGCGTGCATGAACTCCTGAACGAAGTGCCCCAGCCACGGGCATTGATCTGTTTGAATGATCCGCTGGCATTCGGTGCCTATCAGGCGTTGACGGAGAAGGGCCTCCGGGTGCCGGAGGATGTTTCCATTGTTTCCTTCGACAATGACGAAATAGCGTCCTATCTTCGGCCCGGACTGACGACGATCGGACTTCCCCACGAGGAGATGGGCCGCCTCGCCGTTGAATTGCTTTTGGACGGCGCCAAGGGCGGCGAGCACCTCGTGGACATGCCCGTCATTGTCCGCGCCTCCATCAAGAAGCGAGACCAGCCATGA
- a CDS encoding ABC transporter permease, producing MAVIQETPSPPAPGASQAHPRNSPGDRLSRMLYARPKARLAGLLLLPLGWLGVLYIGSLILLFITAFWTTDSFTSKVIPAFTLENFIEIITVPAYQQTALRTIGIALAVTVLCAALALPLGLYMAKVASPRMRAALAIGITLPLWAGYLVKVFSWRITFSSGGPLDWLLAPLGMTGPGYGTAALIVTLAYLWFPYMAVPVYNAFRQIPDSLFDASADLGAKAWSTVWTVAVPLLKPAFVAGSIFTFSLSLGDYIAAQFVGGKTQVIGTVIASNINLNPPLAAAFGTVPIIVVVLYLFLARKSGALKQL from the coding sequence ATGGCAGTAATCCAAGAAACACCGTCCCCGCCCGCCCCCGGCGCGTCCCAGGCACACCCCCGGAACAGTCCGGGCGACCGGCTCTCCCGAATGCTCTATGCCCGGCCGAAGGCCCGACTGGCCGGCCTGCTGCTGCTTCCGCTCGGCTGGCTCGGCGTGCTCTACATCGGCTCCCTGATCCTTCTGTTCATCACGGCGTTCTGGACCACGGACAGCTTCACCTCGAAGGTCATTCCCGCGTTCACGCTGGAAAACTTCATTGAGATCATCACCGTCCCGGCCTACCAGCAGACTGCATTGCGGACCATCGGAATCGCCCTGGCAGTGACGGTACTCTGCGCGGCACTTGCGCTGCCGCTGGGCCTGTACATGGCCAAGGTCGCCTCGCCGCGGATGCGGGCCGCTCTGGCTATCGGAATCACGTTGCCGCTCTGGGCCGGCTACCTGGTCAAGGTCTTCTCCTGGCGCATCACGTTTTCCTCCGGCGGACCGCTGGACTGGCTGCTGGCACCGCTGGGCATGACCGGTCCCGGCTACGGCACCGCCGCGTTGATCGTCACGCTGGCCTATCTCTGGTTCCCTTATATGGCAGTGCCGGTCTACAATGCGTTCCGGCAGATCCCCGACAGCCTCTTTGATGCCTCCGCTGACCTCGGCGCCAAAGCGTGGTCCACGGTCTGGACCGTGGCCGTTCCACTGCTGAAGCCGGCCTTCGTAGCCGGGTCCATCTTCACCTTTTCGCTGAGCCTGGGCGACTACATCGCAGCCCAGTTTGTCGGCGGTAAGACCCAGGTCATCGGCACCGTCATCGCCTCGAACATCAACCTGAACCCGCCGCTCGCCGCAGCATTCGGCACCGTGCCGATCATCGTCGTCGTGCTTTATCTGTTCCTGGCCCGCAAGTCCGGCGCCCTGAAGCAACTGTAG
- a CDS encoding ABC transporter substrate-binding protein, translating into MKISKALPLAALASLSLVLAGCGGGAASDSSSTGIQVPDLPTASEVGESEGQVNIIAWAGFVEDGSTNPDADWVSAFEEETKCQVNRKVGATSDEMVQLMRSGEYDLVSASGDASLRLIAGGDVAPINTDLIPNFGNIVDGLKGQVYDTLNGKSYGVPIGRGANVLMYNTDHVAEAPDSWAPLWEEDTDYAGKTMAYDSPIYIADAAVYLMATQPDLGITSPYALDEEQLAAAVELLKTQNGLVGEYWNDALKAVSSISSGTVHMGSGWQVIVNLAQGDGGKVESVLPKEGATGWSDTWMIAAESKNPNCAYKWMDYASSAEVNAQISQNFGMAPANALACEGSEANTAHCETFHATDEEYYKQVWMWTTPVEQCVDGRTDVTCTNYQDWTKAWTEIKG; encoded by the coding sequence ATGAAGATCTCCAAGGCGCTGCCCCTGGCAGCCCTCGCCTCGCTCTCGCTGGTCCTGGCCGGATGCGGAGGCGGAGCAGCCTCTGATTCATCCTCAACCGGCATCCAGGTCCCCGATCTGCCGACGGCGTCCGAAGTTGGCGAAAGCGAAGGCCAGGTCAACATCATCGCCTGGGCTGGCTTCGTGGAAGACGGCTCGACCAACCCCGACGCCGACTGGGTTTCCGCATTCGAGGAAGAGACCAAATGCCAGGTGAACCGCAAGGTCGGCGCTACCTCGGATGAAATGGTCCAGCTGATGCGCAGCGGGGAATACGACCTCGTATCCGCGTCGGGCGACGCGTCCCTGCGCCTGATCGCAGGCGGCGACGTTGCCCCGATCAACACCGATCTGATCCCTAACTTCGGCAACATTGTGGACGGCCTCAAGGGCCAGGTCTATGACACGCTGAACGGCAAGAGCTACGGCGTTCCGATCGGCCGCGGCGCCAACGTGCTGATGTACAACACCGACCACGTAGCCGAAGCCCCGGACTCCTGGGCGCCGCTGTGGGAAGAGGACACTGACTACGCCGGCAAGACCATGGCGTACGACTCCCCGATCTACATCGCCGACGCCGCCGTGTACCTGATGGCGACGCAGCCGGACCTGGGCATCACCAGCCCCTACGCCCTCGACGAAGAGCAGCTCGCTGCCGCCGTCGAACTGCTCAAGACCCAGAACGGGCTGGTGGGCGAGTACTGGAACGATGCCCTGAAGGCTGTCAGCTCCATCTCCTCCGGCACCGTGCACATGGGCAGCGGCTGGCAGGTAATCGTGAACCTGGCACAGGGCGACGGCGGCAAGGTCGAGTCCGTTCTGCCCAAGGAAGGCGCTACCGGCTGGTCCGATACCTGGATGATCGCCGCAGAGTCGAAGAACCCGAACTGTGCCTACAAGTGGATGGACTACGCGTCTTCCGCCGAGGTCAACGCGCAGATATCGCAGAACTTCGGCATGGCCCCTGCCAACGCCCTTGCCTGTGAAGGTTCCGAGGCGAACACCGCGCACTGCGAGACCTTCCACGCCACGGACGAGGAGTACTACAAGCAGGTTTGGATGTGGACCACCCCGGTTGAGCAGTGCGTTGACGGCCGCACGGACGTGACCTGCACTAACTACCAGGACTGGACCAAGGCCTGGACCGAGATCAAGGGCTAG
- a CDS encoding ABC transporter substrate-binding protein, with the protein MLSSLGRSRRRQPVAVVTFMAAAGLALAGCAPGSGGDNTESSDVTSAEVNTELTSEDVTITIADETGFPVTDKLAEEFTKQHPNVTFEITRDTFQNLTANAPKLLAGDNPPDLIRLPTIGDTAGDGLLANLDPYAEAYGWDAWPETQLSPLRMNEEGTRGSGPLYQVGLGYSVTGIFMNTALADELGIDGPPQTWAELEEDLATAKAGGVQPIMAGDKDGVVNFAIQAAMNQYADKDEFLSWMFNEPGSSYATEGNIQGAEVIRTWADKGYFPSDINAIDYFTFVSRFSEGDGLFTFNGNWEAANYQKALGDNVDFFLVPPLEEGGDHVAMGAANSFSVAAGSDDLDTTTYFLDWIHTDPAARQIISDVTGASPGGDPELEQPTVEEGSLIASALDMAAQIGAENGQVDFMSNTTSGIYAGSIIPESQLLVTGKITGEDFVNRVQAFYESEVND; encoded by the coding sequence ATGCTTTCATCCCTGGGGCGCTCGCGGCGCCGTCAACCAGTTGCCGTGGTTACTTTCATGGCCGCCGCCGGTCTGGCCCTCGCCGGATGCGCTCCGGGCAGCGGCGGAGACAACACCGAGTCCTCGGACGTCACCAGCGCCGAGGTGAACACCGAGCTCACATCAGAGGACGTCACCATCACCATCGCCGATGAAACCGGCTTCCCCGTGACGGACAAGCTGGCGGAGGAGTTCACCAAGCAGCACCCCAACGTCACCTTTGAGATCACGCGGGACACCTTCCAGAACCTCACCGCCAACGCCCCCAAGCTGTTGGCCGGGGACAATCCTCCGGACCTGATCCGGCTGCCCACCATCGGTGACACCGCCGGCGACGGGCTGCTCGCAAACCTCGATCCGTACGCCGAAGCCTACGGATGGGATGCCTGGCCCGAGACGCAGCTGTCACCGCTGCGGATGAATGAGGAAGGAACGCGCGGTTCCGGACCGCTCTACCAGGTGGGCCTTGGCTACAGCGTCACGGGTATCTTCATGAACACCGCCCTTGCCGACGAGCTGGGGATTGACGGCCCTCCGCAAACCTGGGCCGAGCTCGAGGAGGACCTCGCAACGGCGAAAGCCGGCGGTGTCCAGCCCATCATGGCCGGAGACAAGGACGGCGTGGTGAACTTCGCAATCCAGGCAGCGATGAACCAGTATGCGGACAAGGACGAGTTCCTCTCCTGGATGTTCAACGAACCCGGAAGTTCCTATGCCACCGAGGGCAACATCCAGGGTGCCGAAGTCATCCGCACCTGGGCCGACAAGGGGTACTTCCCTTCCGACATCAATGCCATTGACTACTTCACCTTCGTCAGCCGGTTCTCGGAAGGTGACGGCCTGTTTACCTTCAACGGCAACTGGGAGGCCGCGAACTACCAGAAGGCGCTGGGCGACAACGTCGACTTCTTCCTCGTTCCGCCGCTGGAAGAGGGAGGCGACCACGTAGCCATGGGCGCCGCCAACTCGTTCTCGGTGGCCGCGGGCTCTGATGATCTGGACACCACCACGTACTTCCTGGACTGGATCCACACGGATCCGGCCGCACGCCAGATCATCTCCGACGTCACCGGAGCGTCCCCGGGCGGAGACCCCGAGCTCGAGCAGCCCACGGTGGAGGAAGGTTCGCTGATTGCGTCCGCCCTGGATATGGCCGCACAGATCGGTGCGGAGAACGGCCAGGTGGACTTCATGTCCAACACCACCTCCGGCATCTACGCCGGATCGATCATCCCGGAGTCGCAGCTGCTGGTGACAGGCAAGATCACCGGCGAGGACTTCGTCAACCGCGTGCAGGCGTTCTATGAGAGCGAAGTGAACGACTAA